In the genome of Acetobacter oryzifermentans, one region contains:
- a CDS encoding MotA/TolQ/ExbB proton channel family protein, translated as MTRLPRSFVSGLAAPALALLMSTAAPVAAFAQDAAPTAPAATAPAPDAAPSSAPAPAATPDATPAPAPAEQAPPAADTKEEANPYGLGALWSNGDIIARGVLLIMLIMSLGTWYIMITKFIEQARLFAAAKEATKSFWTKHSIQEGASALTSTSPFRYIADTGIVAAEHHEGTMQESIDLHSWTGMSIQRAVNNIQNSLQKGLAFLGTVGSTSPFIGLFGTVWGIYHALTAIGIAGQASIDKVAGPVGESLIMTAIGLATAVPAVLGYNLLVRRNKTAMDLVRDFASDLQSILIGGVRHGAAAEQIEVRPDNSPTTATVSNRVG; from the coding sequence ATGACCAGACTGCCCCGTTCTTTTGTGTCAGGTCTTGCCGCTCCGGCTCTGGCGCTGCTGATGAGCACGGCCGCCCCAGTTGCGGCCTTTGCGCAGGATGCAGCCCCCACAGCGCCTGCGGCCACGGCTCCAGCCCCCGATGCGGCGCCATCTTCCGCACCGGCGCCTGCCGCCACACCGGATGCCACCCCAGCACCCGCACCGGCCGAACAGGCCCCACCTGCGGCAGACACCAAGGAAGAAGCCAACCCCTACGGTCTGGGGGCTTTGTGGTCCAACGGTGATATCATCGCCCGCGGCGTGCTGCTGATCATGCTCATCATGTCTTTGGGCACATGGTATATCATGATCACCAAGTTCATTGAGCAGGCCCGCCTGTTTGCCGCCGCCAAGGAAGCCACCAAAAGCTTCTGGACCAAACACAGTATTCAGGAAGGCGCTTCGGCTCTCACCTCCACATCTCCGTTCCGCTATATTGCCGATACCGGCATTGTGGCGGCCGAGCACCATGAAGGCACGATGCAGGAAAGCATTGATCTGCATAGCTGGACGGGCATGTCCATTCAGCGCGCGGTGAACAACATCCAGAATAGCCTGCAAAAGGGTCTGGCCTTTTTGGGCACGGTGGGCTCCACCTCTCCGTTCATCGGTCTGTTCGGCACGGTGTGGGGGATCTACCACGCGCTGACAGCTATCGGCATTGCCGGTCAGGCATCCATCGACAAGGTGGCGGGGCCTGTGGGTGAATCCCTGATCATGACGGCCATTGGTCTGGCAACCGCCGTACCTGCCGTTCTGGGCTACAACCTGCTGGTGCGCCGCAACAAGACAGCTATGGATCTGGTGCGTGACTTTGCGTCTGACCTGCAGTCCATCCTGATCGGGGGTGTGCGCCACGGTGCGGCTGCAGAGCAGATTGAGGTGCGCCCGGACAACTCCCCCACCACAGCCACGGTATCCAACCGCGTCGGATAA
- a CDS encoding energy transducer TonB: MQDNSQQSEGKERYVLRAGGAVGAGALIAVLLLHGAGVWGLMYGMGTTASVPVEHPPIKAEMLPPPQPPPPPPPPPPPPPVMAEPPPPFIPPPKIKVPPPPKPPIKHVAKAPPKHPAPPQTKTAKAPPATTEPATSAPPSDAPDTTAGTAPLNHVQPVYPPEMEEDNIEGRVTVACDVEPSGMTSNCHVQSVSGGQAFAQSALDYVHKARYRPATRNGAPVKELHKVYVIRFRLDD; this comes from the coding sequence ATGCAGGATAACTCTCAACAATCGGAGGGGAAGGAGCGTTATGTTCTTCGCGCTGGTGGTGCGGTTGGAGCTGGTGCGCTTATAGCGGTTCTTCTTTTGCATGGAGCTGGTGTGTGGGGTCTGATGTATGGGATGGGCACCACAGCAAGCGTGCCTGTTGAGCATCCGCCGATTAAGGCTGAGATGCTGCCACCCCCTCAGCCGCCACCGCCGCCACCTCCACCGCCACCACCACCGCCGGTTATGGCCGAGCCACCACCACCGTTCATTCCGCCGCCCAAGATCAAGGTGCCGCCACCGCCCAAGCCGCCCATCAAGCATGTGGCCAAGGCGCCGCCCAAACACCCGGCGCCACCGCAAACCAAAACGGCCAAGGCCCCACCAGCCACCACCGAGCCCGCAACCAGCGCACCGCCATCCGATGCGCCGGACACCACGGCTGGCACGGCGCCGCTGAACCATGTGCAACCGGTTTATCCGCCAGAAATGGAGGAAGACAATATTGAAGGCCGTGTGACAGTGGCATGTGATGTGGAACCTTCGGGCATGACCAGCAACTGCCATGTGCAGTCGGTTTCTGGGGGGCAGGCCTTTGCTCAGTCGGCGTTGGATTATGTGCACAAGGCCCGGTATCGCCCGGCCACGCGCAATGGCGCTCCGGTGAAGGAACTGCACAAGGTCTATGTCATCCGCTTTAGGCTGGATGACTAA
- a CDS encoding SelT/SelW/SelH family protein, whose amino-acid sequence MPLPRVSIHYCTQCNWLLRAAWMAQELLSTFGNQLGEVALCPDTGGKFEIRVDHEMIWERKRDGGFPNPKELKQRIRNIIDPEKDLGHIDR is encoded by the coding sequence ATGCCTTTGCCCCGCGTTTCTATTCACTACTGCACGCAGTGTAATTGGCTTTTGCGTGCCGCATGGATGGCGCAAGAGCTTCTTTCTACTTTTGGAAATCAACTTGGCGAGGTCGCTCTTTGCCCTGATACAGGCGGAAAGTTTGAAATCCGTGTAGATCACGAAATGATATGGGAGCGCAAGCGGGACGGAGGCTTCCCCAACCCTAAAGAACTCAAGCAAAGGATAAGAAACATCATCGATCCAGAAAAAGACCTCGGTCACATAGATCGATAA
- a CDS encoding HlyD family secretion protein, which translates to MKAPAKITIIAISLFAVAGGAFAWHEHQVAQSVPDGIIYGNGRLEFTRVDVAVKYPGRITQLLVQEGDNVTSGQILAQEDKATIQAQYDQTRAQENRATSAAGRASAELVARQAALQLAHDELRHAQKMRQQNLISDMEVTQRRTQVETAQAAVNAASQAVQEALHAKEGAVAQVSQVQTVLDDMTIRAPVSGRIEYRVIETGSILPPGGRVYSMLDPVDPYMTLFFPTASINNLKVGDEARIRFDGMDMPVSATVSFIDSQAQFTPKYVETATEREQLVYRVKLRVTADEQKRLGALLKAGMTGEGYIKQRPDAAWPKAALSGDAR; encoded by the coding sequence GTGAAAGCTCCTGCCAAAATTACAATTATCGCCATTTCTCTCTTTGCGGTCGCGGGTGGAGCCTTCGCGTGGCATGAGCATCAAGTGGCTCAAAGTGTTCCTGATGGCATTATTTACGGCAATGGGCGGCTGGAATTTACCCGTGTGGATGTGGCCGTAAAATACCCCGGACGCATTACGCAATTGCTGGTGCAGGAAGGTGATAATGTAACCTCTGGCCAAATTCTTGCGCAGGAAGATAAAGCCACCATTCAGGCACAATACGACCAGACAAGAGCGCAGGAAAACCGCGCCACAAGTGCGGCTGGTCGGGCCTCCGCTGAGCTTGTAGCGCGGCAGGCCGCATTGCAACTTGCGCATGATGAACTGCGCCATGCCCAAAAGATGCGGCAACAGAACCTGATTTCCGATATGGAAGTGACACAAAGGCGCACACAGGTTGAAACAGCACAAGCAGCAGTAAATGCAGCCTCTCAGGCTGTGCAGGAAGCCTTGCATGCTAAGGAGGGAGCCGTAGCGCAGGTTAGTCAGGTTCAGACCGTGCTGGATGATATGACTATCCGTGCCCCTGTTTCTGGCCGTATCGAATACCGCGTTATTGAAACAGGTAGTATTTTACCGCCAGGTGGGCGCGTGTATTCCATGCTGGATCCAGTTGACCCTTACATGACGTTGTTTTTCCCCACTGCATCCATTAATAATCTTAAAGTAGGTGATGAAGCGCGTATCCGGTTTGATGGGATGGATATGCCTGTTTCTGCAACCGTTTCCTTTATTGATAGTCAGGCTCAGTTTACGCCAAAATATGTGGAAACAGCCACCGAGCGTGAACAGCTTGTATACCGTGTAAAACTGCGTGTAACCGCGGATGAACAGAAACGTCTTGGCGCATTGTTAAAAGCTGGAATGACGGGTGAAGGCTATATCAAGCAACGGCCAGATGCAGCATGGCCTAAAGCTGCACTGTCTGGCGATGCCAGATAA
- the rbbA gene encoding ribosome-associated ATPase/putative transporter RbbA has protein sequence MEVSAAGIRVEGVSHAYNGRDVLHDISLTLSAGQTIAFIGPDGVGKSTLLGLIAGVRHLQRGSIHTLGVDISNRAEREAFLSRLAFMPQGLGKNLYPTLSVRENIDFFGRLFALDATTRANRITHLLDATGLAPFPDRPAGHLSGGMKQKVSLCCSLVHEPDLLILDEPTTGVDPLSRRQFWALVEQMRAERPSMTVIVSTAYMDEAERFSWLVAMNDGRILASGPTEEVKKQTHTTTVEAAYISLLPAADQKEISDFTIPPYQDDGSSPVIDAENLTRKFGSFTAVDHVSFRIRRGEIFGFLGSNGCGKSTTMKMLTGLLDITSGTATLFGRPITPGDMKTRMRIGYMSQGFSLYEELTVRQNLMLQAELFQLPPAEAKQRVDNMLQSFQLEAEADSRPTGLPLGFRQRLQLAAACINNPDILILDEPTSGVDPAARDMFWKHLVALSRQKHVTIFVSTHFMNEAARCDRISLMDKGKVLAMGTPAEITQEEGASTLEDAFIACLEKAGNSIAVAKPQQTASESTAAMRTIPPYIRWFSRCWAFARREAVELMRDRLRLMFAILGPTILLLISAYSISFDINTIRYTVVDYDHTHASRELVEQFRGSRYFQETAFSPDRETLETRIQHGQVAMGLDIPPGFGRDVAARRNPAIGVVIDGSMPFLSANVRSYTDAVLLTYMANMQKTLPTSVTSGLIPVSIVPRFVYNQEFRSIYAMTPGTIMLALILVPTMLTALGVVREKEIGSIMNLYASPASSGQYLVGKQLPYVALAVMAYLVLVALSVTVLGVPLKGSFIGLSIGATLYILASTGLGLLISTFVSSQVAAIFGTAIICLIMSANFSGLLYPVSTLTGFTYYLGKAFPASWFQLISLGSFTKGLGVQSFLGMYLALGGFAALYMVGARLFLKKQDT, from the coding sequence ATGGAGGTATCTGCTGCTGGAATTCGTGTTGAAGGCGTAAGCCATGCCTATAATGGGCGTGATGTTCTGCACGATATTTCTCTCACCCTTTCCGCAGGGCAAACCATTGCGTTTATTGGGCCAGATGGTGTTGGTAAATCAACACTTCTGGGGCTGATTGCAGGCGTTCGGCATCTTCAGCGCGGGTCTATTCACACGCTTGGGGTGGATATCAGCAATAGAGCCGAACGGGAGGCTTTTCTTTCCCGCCTCGCTTTTATGCCGCAAGGGTTGGGCAAGAACCTCTACCCTACCCTTTCCGTGCGCGAGAATATCGATTTTTTTGGTCGGCTATTTGCATTGGATGCCACAACCCGCGCCAACCGTATTACGCATCTGCTGGATGCCACGGGCCTTGCCCCTTTTCCCGATAGGCCCGCAGGCCATCTTTCTGGCGGTATGAAGCAAAAGGTCAGCCTGTGTTGCTCTTTGGTGCATGAGCCAGATTTGCTTATTCTGGATGAACCCACAACGGGGGTGGACCCACTTTCTCGGCGTCAGTTCTGGGCATTGGTGGAACAAATGCGGGCTGAACGGCCCTCCATGACGGTTATTGTTTCTACCGCGTATATGGATGAAGCCGAGCGCTTTTCATGGCTGGTGGCCATGAATGATGGGCGTATTCTGGCTTCTGGCCCTACGGAGGAAGTTAAAAAGCAGACCCACACCACAACGGTGGAAGCAGCTTATATCTCTCTCCTACCTGCGGCAGACCAAAAAGAAATTTCGGATTTTACAATTCCGCCTTATCAGGATGATGGCAGCTCTCCCGTTATTGATGCAGAAAACCTGACACGCAAATTTGGATCTTTCACAGCGGTAGATCACGTTAGCTTCCGTATCCGTCGGGGTGAGATTTTTGGCTTTCTGGGTTCTAACGGGTGCGGTAAATCCACTACCATGAAAATGCTGACAGGGCTGCTGGATATTACCAGTGGCACGGCAACCCTGTTTGGCCGCCCGATAACACCGGGAGACATGAAAACGCGCATGCGTATTGGCTACATGTCTCAAGGTTTTTCTTTGTATGAAGAACTGACGGTACGCCAGAACCTTATGTTGCAGGCAGAGCTTTTTCAGCTTCCGCCAGCCGAGGCCAAACAGCGTGTTGACAACATGCTCCAGAGCTTTCAGTTGGAGGCAGAGGCCGATAGCCGCCCAACGGGCCTGCCCTTGGGGTTTCGGCAACGGCTGCAACTTGCGGCCGCCTGCATTAACAACCCCGATATCCTTATTTTGGATGAGCCAACGTCTGGCGTGGACCCGGCTGCACGGGACATGTTCTGGAAGCATCTTGTAGCGCTTTCACGCCAGAAACATGTGACCATTTTTGTTTCTACGCACTTCATGAATGAAGCCGCCCGGTGTGACCGCATTTCCCTTATGGATAAGGGCAAAGTGCTGGCCATGGGCACCCCGGCAGAAATTACGCAGGAGGAAGGTGCTTCCACTCTGGAAGATGCTTTTATTGCTTGTCTAGAAAAAGCGGGCAATTCCATAGCTGTTGCCAAGCCTCAACAGACCGCTTCAGAATCAACTGCTGCAATGCGGACAATACCGCCCTATATACGCTGGTTTTCACGCTGCTGGGCTTTTGCGCGGCGTGAGGCTGTGGAACTGATGCGTGACCGCCTGCGGCTGATGTTTGCTATTCTTGGCCCGACTATTTTGCTGTTGATTTCAGCTTACAGTATTTCGTTCGACATCAATACCATTCGCTACACCGTGGTAGATTACGATCATACCCACGCCAGCCGTGAACTTGTGGAGCAGTTTCGGGGCTCCCGCTATTTTCAGGAAACTGCGTTCTCGCCAGATCGCGAAACACTGGAAACGCGCATACAGCATGGACAGGTTGCAATGGGGCTGGATATTCCCCCCGGTTTTGGGCGTGATGTTGCTGCACGCCGTAACCCTGCCATTGGTGTGGTGATTGATGGCTCCATGCCCTTTTTAAGCGCCAATGTGCGTTCTTATACAGATGCCGTGCTGTTAACCTATATGGCCAATATGCAGAAAACCCTGCCGACATCCGTAACATCTGGGTTGATACCCGTCAGTATTGTGCCGCGCTTTGTGTACAATCAGGAATTTCGCAGTATTTACGCCATGACTCCCGGCACTATCATGCTGGCGCTTATTCTTGTTCCCACCATGCTTACAGCCCTTGGTGTTGTGCGGGAAAAGGAGATTGGTTCCATTATGAACCTGTATGCCTCCCCCGCCAGTTCCGGGCAGTATCTGGTGGGCAAGCAACTGCCTTATGTGGCCCTGGCTGTTATGGCTTATCTGGTGCTGGTAGCACTTTCTGTTACCGTTCTGGGTGTGCCTCTTAAGGGCTCTTTTATCGGGCTAAGTATTGGGGCTACGCTGTATATTTTGGCCAGCACCGGGCTGGGGCTGCTGATTTCTACTTTTGTAAGTTCTCAGGTGGCTGCCATTTTTGGCACGGCCATTATCTGCCTGATTATGTCTGCCAATTTTTCGGGTTTGCTTTATCCGGTTTCAACACTTACGGGCTTTACCTACTATCTTGGTAAAGCTTTTCCGGCTTCGTGGTTTCAGCTTATCAGCCTTGGCAGTTTTACAAAGGGGCTGGGCGTTCAATCCTTTCTTGGCATGTATCTGGCGTTGGGCGGGTTTGCGGCCCTTTACATGGTGGGGGCTCGCCTTTTCTTGAAAAAGCAGGATACGTGA
- a CDS encoding ABC transporter permease, giving the protein MLRWLINVGLLCRKEFHSLMRDFVLMGLIVFAFSAAIVLVAHGVRVDVANATVAFIDEDHSALSRQLRSVVLPPYFKPPTLTNRIDGKTGMDNGTYNFVIDIPPRFEADVLAGRTPQIQELIDATAMTQAGLGSVYLQQIFLGEVQAQLHSPDINKLMPFHPESRIRFNPNSESAWFTSVMQVVTNATILSIVLVGAAVIREREHGTIEHLLVLPVSASQIAIGKILANGAVIFVASMLSLWIIVHIGLAVPISGSPLLFAACLILYLFSVTSLGMMLATIAPTMPQFGLLVVPVYAVAYLLSGAATPVESMPEAVQSLVRFFPTTQFVKISQSILYRGAGLESIWPSLLAIVFSSTLFLAMALLRFRSMLARQD; this is encoded by the coding sequence ATGCTGCGCTGGCTTATCAATGTCGGCCTTCTGTGCCGCAAGGAATTTCATAGCCTGATGCGCGATTTTGTGCTGATGGGCCTGATTGTTTTTGCATTTTCTGCGGCTATTGTTCTTGTAGCGCATGGGGTGCGCGTAGATGTTGCAAACGCAACAGTTGCGTTTATTGATGAAGACCACTCAGCCCTTTCCCGCCAATTGCGGTCTGTTGTGCTACCGCCTTACTTCAAACCCCCTACCCTAACCAACCGTATTGATGGCAAAACGGGTATGGATAACGGCACGTACAATTTTGTTATTGATATTCCGCCCCGTTTTGAGGCCGATGTTCTGGCAGGTCGCACGCCGCAGATACAGGAACTGATTGATGCCACAGCCATGACACAGGCTGGGCTGGGCAGTGTTTATCTGCAACAGATTTTTCTGGGTGAAGTACAGGCACAGCTTCATTCCCCCGATATCAATAAGCTGATGCCATTTCACCCTGAAAGCCGTATCCGTTTTAACCCGAATAGTGAATCTGCATGGTTTACATCTGTTATGCAGGTTGTCACCAATGCAACAATTCTTTCCATTGTGCTGGTTGGGGCGGCTGTTATTCGTGAGCGCGAGCACGGCACCATTGAGCATCTGCTTGTTTTGCCTGTTTCTGCCAGCCAGATTGCTATTGGGAAAATTCTGGCAAATGGTGCTGTTATCTTTGTAGCCAGTATGCTTTCCCTTTGGATTATCGTGCATATTGGGTTGGCTGTGCCTATTTCTGGCTCGCCGTTATTGTTTGCTGCCTGCCTTATTCTATACCTATTTTCTGTAACTTCGCTGGGGATGATGCTGGCCACCATTGCGCCCACCATGCCGCAATTTGGGCTTTTGGTGGTGCCTGTTTATGCTGTGGCCTATCTGCTTTCTGGCGCAGCTACGCCGGTAGAAAGCATGCCAGAGGCTGTGCAATCTCTGGTGCGGTTTTTTCCGACCACGCAATTCGTCAAAATTTCACAATCCATTTTATATCGCGGTGCTGGGCTGGAAAGTATCTGGCCTTCGCTGCTGGCTATTGTGTTCTCTTCTACTCTTTTTCTTGCCATGGCGCTGCTTCGCTTCCGCTCCATGCTTGCCCGTCAGGATTGA
- a CDS encoding TolC family protein: MLMSLSSFSARLLLSTFLCAGLVACSPFHTTLPPSHVAIPAQFNAAPQDAQPTDLTNWWTAWQDPLLDQLVQNALAANPEIRMAQERVQESRAYTQMAKSALYPTIGATGGMMGGGVDWRHPVPPLMKMADPDIQDPATDGHLAGITMAWEPDIWGRNRARKRAAQHMALAAADVLHGTHMAIAADVAANYLTARGLQQRIVLLDQSARTLQELVRYATARFDAGQTTRADLETITAQVQQVQAQRPLLVAALDACRHRLAILSGLPPEQAPDITAPAQYRVPAPPATELPSTVLDRRPDVLLQKNIVQANLERLISTKTDLLPRFGLEFFGGDGRLRFDGIPGVSGSGGLMAVNAYLPLFTAGRIQAKIRAADSQLKQAVASYDQTVLTALAEVEDAYESRSSADQNIASLSKEVSSLTLATTQAQGLYEGGQFTMQDILTTRIKKISAQDELVSAQTRQALSTVRLARALGGGWDTQTTKR; the protein is encoded by the coding sequence ATGCTGATGTCTCTTTCCTCATTTTCTGCGCGCCTATTGCTCAGCACTTTTCTCTGCGCTGGTTTGGTTGCATGCTCTCCTTTCCATACCACGCTACCACCTTCGCATGTGGCTATTCCGGCTCAGTTCAATGCCGCACCACAGGATGCACAGCCTACGGACTTAACAAACTGGTGGACAGCGTGGCAGGATCCGTTGCTTGATCAACTTGTGCAGAATGCGCTGGCTGCTAACCCCGAAATACGGATGGCGCAGGAGCGCGTGCAGGAATCTCGCGCCTATACACAAATGGCCAAATCTGCCTTGTATCCCACCATTGGGGCCACAGGCGGCATGATGGGCGGTGGTGTGGATTGGCGGCATCCGGTGCCTCCGCTCATGAAGATGGCAGATCCGGATATTCAGGACCCAGCAACAGATGGGCATTTGGCTGGCATAACCATGGCGTGGGAGCCAGATATCTGGGGCCGCAACCGTGCGCGTAAACGGGCTGCGCAACATATGGCTCTGGCAGCGGCAGACGTGCTACATGGTACGCATATGGCTATTGCAGCAGATGTGGCCGCCAACTATCTGACAGCCCGCGGGCTGCAACAACGCATTGTGTTGCTGGATCAATCTGCCCGCACGTTGCAGGAGCTTGTACGGTATGCCACGGCCCGGTTTGATGCAGGTCAGACCACACGGGCTGATCTGGAAACCATAACAGCGCAGGTGCAGCAAGTGCAGGCGCAAAGGCCATTATTAGTTGCCGCATTGGATGCGTGCCGCCATCGGTTGGCTATTCTATCCGGCTTACCCCCAGAACAAGCGCCAGATATCACCGCACCGGCTCAATACCGAGTGCCCGCGCCGCCTGCTACGGAACTGCCTTCTACAGTATTAGACCGCAGGCCCGATGTATTGCTGCAAAAAAACATTGTGCAGGCCAATCTAGAACGGCTGATTAGCACTAAAACAGACCTTTTGCCGCGGTTTGGGTTAGAGTTTTTTGGTGGTGATGGGCGTTTGCGGTTTGATGGCATTCCGGGTGTATCCGGTTCTGGTGGGCTTATGGCTGTGAATGCCTATCTGCCTCTTTTTACGGCTGGGCGCATACAGGCCAAGATACGCGCGGCGGACTCTCAGCTTAAACAGGCTGTGGCATCGTATGATCAAACTGTGCTGACAGCTTTGGCAGAAGTAGAAGATGCTTATGAAAGCCGTTCCAGCGCAGACCAGAATATTGCCAGCCTGAGCAAAGAAGTTTCATCCCTCACCCTCGCCACAACTCAGGCGCAGGGGCTTTATGAGGGCGGACAGTTTACCATGCAGGATATTCTGACAACCCGGATAAAAAAAATTTCTGCACAAGATGAACTGGTAAGTGCGCAAACTCGGCAGGCCCTCTCAACAGTGCGTCTTGCCCGTGCTCTTGGTGGTGGCTGGGATACGCAAACAACCAAACGGTAA